Proteins from one Brassica napus cultivar Da-Ae chromosome C5 unlocalized genomic scaffold, Da-Ae chrC05_Random_34, whole genome shotgun sequence genomic window:
- the LOC125594835 gene encoding uncharacterized protein LOC125594835 gives MAKSFHKMEVNNGKQTSFWYDNWSSLSCLKDLLNEGGSIALGIMENEMMEDVLLRHRKRRHRIQILNEAENKIEKVKRRASQEDDVPLWKQYDNKFSRQFSTKKTWMCIRQPNRKVAGVKVFGFPTLHLINGTFVLCQVEMETCQHLFFRCHYSSKIWREMVEGILKEDYTTSWDENLTIISQARRCPTETFIIRYTFQVVAHSIWRERNARKHGEQPLDEKCLAKMIDKMVRLKLLLVKGKGKKYLEEGLMKWFATRL, from the exons ATGGCGAAGTCTTTTCACAAAATGGAAGTTAATAATGGAAAGCAAACATCTTTTTGGTATGATAATTGGTCGAGTTTGAGCTGTCTTAAAGATCTTTTGAATGAAGGAGGAAGTATAGCTTTGGGTATTATGGAGAATGAAATGATGGAGGATGTTCTGTTGAGACATAGGAAACGAAGGCATAGGATCCAGATCCTTAATGAAGCTGAAAATAAGATCGAAAAAGTAAAAAGGAGAGCAAGTCAGGAGGATGATGTGCCACTTTGGAAGCAGTATGATAATAAATTCTCTCGACAGTTCTCTACAAAGAAGACTTGGATGTGTATTCGGCAACCCAACCGGAAAGTAGCTGGAGTAAAGGTGTTTGGTTTCCCCACTCTACACCTAA TAAATGGTACTTTTGTGCTTTGTCAAGTGGAGATGGAAACATGTCAGCATCTGTTCTTTAGATGCCATTACTCAAGTAAAATCTGGAGAGAAATGGTAGAAGGTATCTTGAAGGAAGATTACACCACAAGTTGGGATGAGAACCTCACTATTATATCTCAAGCTAGAAGATGTCCAACAGAAACCTTCATTATACGATACACTTTCCAAGTTGTAGCGCATAGTATATGGAGGGAGAGGAATGCTAGGAAGCATGGTGAGCAACCATtagatgagaagtgtttagcgAAGATGATTGATAAAATGGTAAGACTCAAACTGCTACTTGTGAAAGGAAAAGGTAAGAAGTATTTGGAGGAAGGGTTGATGAAATGGTTTGCTACAAGATTATGA